A window from Salvia miltiorrhiza cultivar Shanhuang (shh) chromosome 2, IMPLAD_Smil_shh, whole genome shotgun sequence encodes these proteins:
- the LOC131008233 gene encoding uncharacterized protein LOC131008233, with protein MADAPRGRARGRGRGRGRGFIPEQPIPQVAPERTAEEKFRKEKPPTFDGLGDPADAEKWVRAVERIFSYIRCDDEDKVTCATYQLVDEADFWWESVKRTMTEEQWENFTWEDFKNELYEKYIPGCYRQKKQNEFWNLKQRAGTVTEYDRAFNQLSRYAPLLVDTDEKRAEKFRNGLRHEISISLASQGALFDTGASHSFISHAACKRLELTPQLAETTLEVSTPGGGRLAAKDVILNLELNIGAETFKAKLYVITIIDFDMILGMDWLTQVGATILCNERKISFQSAGKEKASFHGIRMGERVPVISAIKSTKMMGKGKCQAFLVSLTGEHEVEKTIEEVHVVREFKDVFPEELPVFMDLMNRVFHQYLDSFVLVFIDDILIYSKTEEQHEEHLRIVLETLRNERLFAKFSKLLQKIHRRILKIGQAIDSAFEKRD; from the exons ATGGCAGATGCGCCGAGAGGACGCGCtaggggacgaggacgtggtcgcggcaggggattcatccctgaaCAACCTATCCCTCAAGTAGCACCAGAGCGTACTGCTGAGGAAAAGTTTCGTaaggaaaaacctccaacgtttgatggtCTAGGCGATCCCGCGGACGCCGAGAAATGGGTCAGGGCAGTAGAGCGAATCTTCAGCTACATCCGTTGCGATGACGAGGACAAAGTGACTTGCGCGACTTACCAACTGGTAGacgaagccgacttctggtgggagtCGGTGAAGCGCACAATGACTGAAGAACAGTGGGAAAATTTTACATGGGAGGATTTTAAGAATGAGTTATACGAGAAGTATATACCAGGCTGCTATcgacagaagaaacagaacgagTTCTGGAATTTGAAGCAAAGGGCTGGGACAGTAACTGAGTATGATAGGGCCTTTAACCAGCTGTCAAGGTATGCTCCACTCTTAGTAGACACTGATGAGAAACGCGCAGAGAAATTCAGGAACGGACTGCGCCACGAGATATCAATCTCCCTAGCAAGTCAGGGAG CTTTGTTTGACACTGGAGCGTCCCACTCTTTCATTTCACATGCTGCTTGTAAGAGATTAGAACTGACTCCACAATTGGCTGAGACAACTTTAGAGGTTAGCACCCCTGGTGGTGGAAGATTGGCTGCTAAGGACGTTATCTTGAACTTAGAGCTAAATATAGGTGCTGAAACGTTTAAGGCAAAATTGTATGTCATCACTATAATAGATTTTGACATGATCCTAGGGATGGACTGGCTTACTCAAGTCGGTGCCACGATACTATGTAACGAGAGAAAGATCTCTTTCCAATCCGCTGGAAAGGAGAAAGCAAGTTTTCATGGTATAAGAATGGGagaaagagtaccagtgatttcAGCAATAAAGTCCACGAAGATGATGGGAAAGGGAAAATGTCAGGCTTTCCTAGTCAGTTTGACAGGAGAACATGAAGTAGAGAAAACGATCGAAGAAGTTCACGTGGTTCGAGAGTTCAAAGATGTGTTTCCTGAAGAATTGCCCG tcTTCATGGACCTGATGAACagagttttccatcagtatctcgatagttttgtcttagtgttcatTGACGACATCCTCATATACTCTAAGACTGAAGAGCAACACGAGGAACACTTGCGCATCGTACTCGAAACCCTGCGTAATGAGAGACTgtttgccaaattcagcaa
- the LOC131007709 gene encoding uncharacterized protein LOC131007709: protein MSSSSRAWAVAASVGVVEALKDQGVCRWNYAFRLLQQQANTNLRSYIQAKKLSPAVMATTRQQDKSKQSEESLRTVMYLSSWAPN, encoded by the coding sequence ATGAGTTCGTCAAGCAGAGCTTGGGCAGTAGCAGCGAGCGTTGGGGTCGTGGAGGCGCTCAAAGATCAGGGCGTCTGCCGATGGAATTATGCTTTCCGGCTTCTCCAGCAGCAAGCCAACACCAATCTCAGATCTTACATTCAAGCTAAGAAACTCTCGCCTGCAGTCATGGCGACAACGAGGCAACAAGATAAGTCGAAGCAATCGGAGGAGTCTCTTAGAACTGTCATGTATCTCAGCTCTTGGGCTCCCAATTGA